The Neospora caninum Liverpool complete genome, chromosome X genome includes a region encoding these proteins:
- a CDS encoding putative elongation factor Tu GTP binding domain-containing protein has protein sequence MGRTSSLSHCSFLLATNATHLATNQARAWTPPIVLLCLLLYVSPVPCWSTGISRLSSVTLFLRQQLSVVFSLPLWLPFFRALHLLLASPPLWLSLPSLLPFPLSLQEPAVLALPLSSPHSRRGREGSRPSSTVCLSIWSPFLVFDCLSFLRLSRLVFILLCLRFPPLVLGGLVLYALRRKQTAKATTPTLSLLSFWIFAPLSLGKNGESDTVSLCRASAVPASWWPFTFSFPPRSSPCSLPVLFPSAQSPSSASSIACDPDPQRSPAPALPCTSLSLGDRQDTDPVPSCSVSPSTSWIPVHPKRDLAPGFLLCSFSLSRSSAVPRLSGHRPSFAPRRRRTYRSPHPPRPSVSLSALSSVPSSSFSSSFSPFSSASYDGHGPVFSAPPFPVFLPSSLLSISSPTPPLGLFSALSRADAPLVTGLPAREGASDANLKARVPLGAQSNSAGESLQALPLSPPSRPTAHPQTAGRQASPSRGPFQGAFEERGALRLGPETQRGGDSRRAEAAEGLPFSPPRNSAGPLRLRPSGENPGILDEVRKPKGRRRSAPALDTNLEVGAVYEALVTNIASDQRAFLRLVKRVLPSDEIRGAAAQDESETGAMPGRDCPKSRNLNVPVTVHISRISRRLRDNADGGAWSRPPAIGELLSPASSVLVTPLPLGSESTFAASHVSGNLLREVAVLADAQEAPAAVAEAQPLDRRFRSPFASSLSLLPASGSGREASEGAGRVEQEPSRTFGFNEKFWPSASAAFGSADRPAPGSARSAGDRGDTDARDERRQSDTQAHGRRSVSAGDAACLPLAVVGLEVAARVVRIEEGYAILKLACASPQSVSLPASAEAYGRAREDTRAAAASETPWGFLHWSSVRWPGDASSDEAQDGAEDHAARRVNKRPQTRVDLRQLMMPGELVRVRLKAPPSDTSPRWQVLYTCPPSSPSSPSSSPSSSPSSSPSSPSSPSSSSPSSPSSFSVPSPGLAEDEALGQLGVRRTNHEGEDQAVIEEIVKDTEREPASALFLLDDEAAPGDASVAHSGRTRRRGGYSRQPSKPREEDEKAFFRRERHRPRRPSSSRDTDISGAFLEDEISSWTAAAAPEHASPTLRDRGLSPPSASDSGEADLDEELWLLREEAKLLARLRETGTDSGDSPQPARDADAREMEDVRRARPAVVCILGHIDHGKTTLLRALKLKALLRLQQTLAKRTAEEKAPKKGRDGPRVAAINDGLDAKKRAILSAAAEAGGITQRLSAFQLVYADSPLAASASPLASSVTFLDTPGHSAFEQMRERAASGADLAVLVVAVDEGVQPQTERSIHICRAANIPIVVALTKRSRLSSVSSLSSPFSSSDSPLSSPPVIRVLSQLAEHGVVTEPLGGDVQVGLVDAKVFLDKFSEKQKRRQGGTVEQGRCEPATGSKRRRNGAEMRSKMLQERSPELKMDGQQRLAERGEDEIGEDEMDEDGEGEVEEEEEEGANEQTDDLDDLIEKIFLQAELLELKSSVACPGEGLVMESFVGKGVGGCASILLKRGSVRRGATVLAGPSVCRVRRLCLRGTCGAERGRLETLRAASHASGGGKKRSRRALEAHAEASLDRAVAAHSGHEKGTETEEIEVDIGFAGEVLEVCGFPSENLPLPGETFVVINSEADGRQLAELSRRKRQRSEDMRRAREAKMRVLDRLLHGEDEALTLPVVIKADQQGTAEALASALAGLWAPSPKAPASTAVGLASDSASETVSGVSSVSLDGDKPGVGGSADETAGWPVAVGGAETDGGAAASATSQTGTVSSSTATEPDAVARAIRDTWTRRLEYDEGRGQRKKREEGETKGDTSRAQDESPSREASAVAEGKLREASPLAVFPRQGAADPAADADSEAGRDSISAQRAVRASPASSAFGPASSDWSMDSALRHRVGEERQSLEGRGNTGRRTVKILSAKAGVVSIEDVQAVAVSREKNKRGNEAEPKRWKHGEAGAVVAFATPVSKQVKEEAALQGATLVVADVVYDAVAQVEAILRRRHLLRPDEDEKRGEGEKPAKSQALSSPSTTGEKNKGGDAEREDGGGKKDVGLKPYAGKAIVKALFHLKTGLVAGCSVEEGEVNLGAVVQVMRDGRLIHEGSLVSLRVGPEAETTVRGPGTECGVMLDGAFSDLAVGDVLHFSPAAKEGKRKKK, from the exons ATGGGGAGAacttcgtctttgtctcactgctcctttcttctcgcgacaAACGCGACGCATCTCGCTACGAATCAGGCTCGGGCTTGGACGCCTCCAAtcgtcctcctctgtctcctcttgtATGTCTCCCCCGTGCCTTGCTGGAGCACGGGAatctcgcgcctctcctcagttaccttgtttcttcgtcagcaactctccgtcgtcttttcgcttccgctttggctgcctttctttcgtgctctgcatcttcttctcgcctccccgcctctctggctTAGCCTCCCCTCCTtacttccttttcctctctcgcttcaggAACCGGctgtcctcgctcttcctctctcatcTCCTCACTCGCGCCGTGGACGCGAAGGTTCAAGACCCAGCTCGACCGTCTGCTTGTCGATATGGTCTCCTTTCCTTGTCTTTgactgtctttccttccttcgtctgtctcgcctggTCTTCattctcctctgccttcgtttccccccACTGGTGTTGggcggcctcgtcctctACGCCCTGAGGAGAAAGCAAACTGCGAAAGCAACAACGCCTACCTTGTCACTCTTGTCGTTCTGGATTTTTGCTCCACTTTCGCTCGGTAAAAATGGGGAGTCTGACACGGTTTCGCTCTGCCGCGCTTCGGCTGTTCCTGCATCCTGGTGGCCCTTcaccttctccttccccccgCGCTCCTCTCCGTGCTCCCTTCCTGTTTTGTTTCCCTCTGCTCagtctccttcttccgcctcttcaaTTGCCTGTGACCCTGACCCACAGCGCTCTCCCGCTCCGGCTCTGCCGTGtacttctctttctctagGAGACCGACAAGACACAGATCCCGTCCCCTCGTgctccgtctccccttccACGTCTTGGATTCCGGTACACCCCAAACGTGATCTCGCCCccggtttccttctctgttcgttctcgctctctcgctcgtctgcGGTGCCTCGTCTTTCGGGCCATCGCCCCTCGTTCGCTCCCCGCCGCCGTCGCACTTACCGGTCCCCTCACCCTCCCcggccttctgtttctctctccgctttgtcttctgttccttcttcttctttctcttcctcgttctcccctttctcgtctgcgtcgTATGATGGCCACGGACCTGttttctcggcgcctcccttccccgtttttctcccttcctctctcctctccatttcttcgCCAACCCCGCCTCTCGGTCTTTTTTCGGCACTGAGCAGAGCAGACGCGCCGCTCGTCACCGGCCTCCCAGCGAGGGAGggcgcgagcgacgcaaATTTAAAGGCCCGCGTGCCTCTCGGGGCTCAAAGCAACAGTGCTGGGGAAA GCCTGCAGGCTttgcccctgtctcctccctcgcgccCAACGGCGCACCCGCAGACTGCGGGGCGGCaagcctcgccctctcgtgGGCCATTCCAAGGCGCCTTCGAAGAGCGCGGGGCGCTGCGCCTGGgaccggagacgcagcgcggcggcgacagcCGGAGAGCGGAGGCTGCTGAGGGGCTGCCTTTTTCGCCCCCGCGAAACAGCGCAGGACCGCTGAGGCTTCGACCGTCAGGCGAGAATCCGGGCATCCTCGACGAAGTCAGAAAGCCcaagggaagacggcgaagcgcgcCCGCCTTAGACACGAACCTCGAGGTTGGAGCT gTGTATGAGGCACTCGTCACCAACATTGCGTCTGACCAACGggcgtttctgcgtctcgtgAAGCGCGTCTTGCCGTCTGATGAGATCCGCGGGGCGGCCGCGCaggacgaaagcgagacaggagcTATGCCAGGACGTGATTGCCCCAAGTCTCGAAATCTCAACGTGCCGGTGACTGTGCATATCTCAAGG AtttctcggcgcctccgcgacaacgccgacggcggcgcTTGGTCGAGACCGCCGGCGATTGGCGAACTtctttcgcctgcgtcctccGTCCTGGTCACGCCTCTCCCCCTCGGCTCAGAGTCGACCTTTGCAGCTAGCCAC GTGTCCGGGAACCTTCTCCGGGAAGTAGCGGTTCTTGCGGATGCCcaggaggcgcctgcggctgTGGCGGAGGCACAGCCCCTCGACCGCAGATTCAGGAGtccgttcgcttcctcgctttcgctcctTCCTGCCTCAGGGTCAggacgagaagcgagcgagggcGCGGGGCGCGTCGAACAGGAGCCGAGTCGGACCTTTGGGTTCAACGAGAAGTTCTGGCCGAGCGCCTCTGCGGCTTTCGGATCTGCTGATCGCCCGGCGCCGGGGTCCGCACGCAGCGCCGgcgaccgcggagacacagacgcgcgcgacgagCGGCGACAGTCCGATACTCAAGCgcacgggagaagaagcgtgtcggcgggagacgccgcctgtctgccgctcgccgtcgtcggctTAGAGGTCGCCGCGAGAGTTGTTCGCATTGAGGAAGGCTACGCGATCCTCAAACTCGCGTGTGCGTCGCCGCAGTCTGTATCTCTCCCTGCATCGGCGGAGGCATACGGGCGAGCtcgagaagacacgcgcgcgGCAGCAGCTTCGGAGACGCCCTGGGGCTTCCTCCATTGGTCGTCTGTTCGCTGGCCGGGAGACGCAAGTTCTGACGAGGCCCAGGACGGCGCCGAAGACCACGCAGCTAGACGCGTCAACAAACGACCGCAGACGCGCGTCGATTTACGCCAG CTGATGATGCCCGGGGAGCTCGTGCGGGTGCGGCTCAAGGCTCCGCCCAGTGACACCTCTCCTCGCTGGCAAGTTCTCTACACTTgccctccctcttctccttcttctccttcttcttctccttcttcttctccttcttcttctccttcctctccttcctctccttcttcttcttctccttcttctccttcttctttttctgtccctAGTCCCGGCCTggcagaggacgaagctTTGGGGCAGCTTGGTGTACGAAGGACGAAccacgagggcgaagaccAAGCGGTCATTGAAGAGATTGTAAAGGACACGGAGCGAGAACCGGCGAGTGCCTTGTTCCTCTTAGACGATGAAGCCGCCCCTGGTGACG CGTCGGTCGCCCATTCGGGCCGAACTCGCCGGCGTGGCGGGTATTCTCGGCAGCCTTCGAAgccgcgcgaagaagacgaaaaggcgttttttcggagagagagacatcgcCCTCGGCGGCCATCGTCCTCCCGAGACACAGACATCTCTGGGGCCTTCCTCGAAGACGAGATCTCGTCCTGGACGGCTGCGGCCGCTCCGGAGCACGCCTCGCCAACGCTGCGCGATCGaggcctctcgccgccgtctgcttcggacagtggagaggcagaccTGGATGAAGAGCTGTGGCTcttgagagaagaagcgaaactcctcgcgcgtctccgagagACCGGTACCGACTCTGGAGACAGTCCGCAGCcagcgcgagacgcggacGCCAGAGAGATGGAAGACGTGCGTCGCGCTCGACCTGCCGTTGTTTGCATTCTGGGGCACATTGACCACGGGAAAACGACGCTGCTGCGCGCGCTGAAGCTCAAGGCGCTGCTGCGGTTGCAACAGACTCTCGCGAAAAGAACggcggaggaaaaggccCCAAAGAAAGGGCGAGATGGGCCCCGGGTGGCGGCAATCAACGACGGCCTTGATgcgaagaagcgggcgaTCCTGTCGGCAGCggccgaggcaggcggcatcacgcagcgtctctctgcctttcag CTCGTGTACGCAGACTCGCCACTTgcggcctcggcctctcctctcgcctcctcggtGACTTTCCTCGACACGCCCGGGCACTCCGCATTTGAACAGATGCGAGAGCGTGCAGCCTCCGGCGCAGATTTAGCAGTCCTCGTCGTGGCAGTGGACGAAGGCGTGCAGCCGCAAACCGAGCGAAGCATCCAC ATTTGCCGTGCCGCGAATATTCCCATTGTTGTCGCGCTGACGAAGCGCAGCCGGCTGTCGTCTGTatcgtctctttcttctcccttttcctcctcggactctcctctgtcttcgcctccggtTATCCGGGTTCTCTCCCAGCTGGCTGAACACGGCGTGGTGACGGAACCTCTCGGCGGCGACGTGCAAgtcggcctcgtcgacgcAAAAGTGTTTCTGGACAAGTTTtcggagaaacaaaaacgaaGACAGGGCGGCACTGTCGAGCAGGGACGCTGCGAACCGGCGACAGGCTCCAAACGAAGACGGAATGGTGCAGAGATGCGGAGCAAAATGCTTCAAGAGCGAAGCCCAGAGCTCAAGATGGACGGCCAGCAGAGACTAgcagaacgaggagaagacgagataggggaagacgagatggacgaagacggggagggagaggtagaggaggaagaagaggaaggcgcgaacgaACAGACTGATGATTTGGACGATCTAATTGAGAAGATTTTCCTCCAAGCAGAACTGCTAGAGTTGAAATCGAGTGTCGCTTGCCCTGGCGAAGGCCTCGTCATGGAGTCCTTTGTAGGAAAGGGAGTTGGAGGCTGTGCCTCGATTCTCCTAAAGCGGGGCTCTGTCCG gagaggcgcgacggtGTTGGCTGGGccgtctgtgtgtcgcgtgcggcgcctctgtctccgcggcaCGTGCGGAGCAGAGCGCGGCCGCCTGGAGACGCTCAGAGCGGCTTCGCATGCGTCGGGGGGAGGCAAAAAGAGGAGCCGCCGAGCGCTCGAAGCCCACGCCGAGGCATCCCTCGACAGGGCTGTGGCTGCTCACTCTGGACacgagaaaggaacagagacggaagagatcGAAGTCGACATCGGCTTCGCTGGCGAGGTGCTTGAAGTCTGCGGGTTTCCGTCCGAAAATTTGCCCCTTCCTGGAGAGACGTTTGTTGTTATCAACAGCGAAGCCGACGGACGACAACTGGCTGAA TTGAGCAGGCGAAAGCGGCAACGCTCGGAAGACATGCGACGTgcgcgggaggcgaagaTGCGCGTCCTCGACCGTCTGCTTCATGGAGAGGATGAG GCTCTTACTCTCCCCGTTGTGATCAAGGCCGACCAGCAGGGGACCGCTGAGGCCCTCGCGTCGGCGCTCGCTGGGCTTTGGGCTCCATCGCCCAAGGCCCCCGCTTCGACTGCggtcggcctcgcctctgaCTCTGCGTCAGAGAcggtctccggcgtctcctcagTTTCGTTAGACGGAGACAAACCCGGGGTCGGAGGATCTGCCGATGAGACAGCGGGATGGCCCGTCGCGGTCGGCGGCGCCGAAACTGACGGGggcgctgccgcctccgcgACCTCACAGACGgggactgtctcctcctcgacGGCGACAGAGCCCGACGCGGTCGCAAGAGCGATCCGAGACACGTGGACACGCCGCCTTGAGTACGATGAGGGGCGTGGtcagcggaagaagcgcgaggaaggcgagacgaaaggagatACCTCAAGGGCGCAAGACGAGAGTCCGTCTCGAGAGGCGAGTGCAGTCGCGGAAGGAAAGCTgcgcgaggcgtctccgctggcCGTCTTTCCGCGCCAAGGCGCAGCAGACCCAGCTGCTGACGCGGACAGTGAAGCCGGTAGAGACTCGATAAGCGCACAGAGGGCCGTAAGagcctctcctgcctcgtcaGCATTTGGTCCTGCGTCGTCCGACTGGTCGATGGACAGCGCTCTCAGGCACCGCGTAGGCGAGGAGCGCCAGTCGttggaggggcgaggaaacaCGGGGCGACGAACCGTTAAGATCCTCTCTGCCAAGGCGGGCGTTGTGTCCATCGAAGATGTGCAGGcggtcgctgtctcgcgagagaaaaacaaacgcgGAAACGAGGCTGAACCAAAGCGCTGGAAGCACGGAGAAGCTGGGGCAGTTGTCGCCTTTGCGACGCCCGTCTCCAAACAAGTCAAG gaagaagccgcaTTGCAGGGGGCGACGCTGGTGGTGGCCGATGTCGTGTACGACGCCGTCGCGCAAGTTGAAGCGATTTTGAGGCGCAGACATTTGCTTCGCCCggatgaagacgagaaacgcggtgAGGGGGAGAAGCCTGCGAAGAGCCAggcgctctcctcgccctctacaaccggagaaaagaacaagggaggcgacgcagagcgagaagacggcggtGGTAAAAAGGATGTAGGACTGAAACCCTACGCGGGAAAGGCGATAGTTAAAGCCCTCTTCCACCTCAAG ACTGGCCTCGTCGCGGGCTGCAGcgtggaggaaggcgaggtgAATCTTGGGGCTGTCGTGCAAGTCATGCGCGACGGCCGTCTCATCCACGAG GgatctctcgtctccttgcGAGTCGGTCCAGAAGCCGAGACGACGGTTCGAGGTCCGGGGACCGAGTGCGGGGTGATGCTCGACGGGGCGTTCTCGGACCTGGCAGTTGGGGATGTTTTGCATTTCAGCCCAGcagcgaaagaagggaaacggaagaagaagtaG